One window of bacterium genomic DNA carries:
- a CDS encoding methyltransferase domain-containing protein produces the protein MCQIQVSKRLFDQERAEGFSQKLLDTVNAGSLSLMISIGHRTGLFDTMSNLPPSTSPEIADAAGLNERYVREWLGAMAISGVVEYDTSTRCYSLPAEHAAYLTRAAAENNMAVFTQYIAVMGQVEDDILECFRNGGGVPYSRFPRFHEVMAEDSGQSVLSSLFDHILPLIPRIQDRLESGIDVLDLGCGRGKALIAMAERFPQSRFVGYDLSEEAIAYADAQAQMRNLRNIRFEVRDLSDYSQTADIHSYDFVTTFDAVHDQAKPMELLKGIRRTLRPGGTYMMQDISASSHIENNMNHPLGTLLYTISTMHCMTVSLAQGGEGLGTVWGRELAQTMLREAGFGQITIHQLDHDVQNEYYVMPV, from the coding sequence ATGTGCCAAATTCAAGTCTCGAAAAGACTCTTCGACCAAGAACGCGCCGAAGGATTCTCGCAGAAACTGCTCGACACCGTAAACGCCGGATCACTCAGCTTGATGATATCCATCGGCCACCGCACCGGCCTGTTCGACACTATGTCCAATCTCCCGCCCTCAACCTCGCCTGAGATCGCTGATGCAGCCGGACTTAATGAACGCTATGTTCGCGAATGGCTCGGCGCCATGGCGATAAGCGGAGTTGTCGAATATGACACCAGCACCCGTTGTTACTCGCTTCCGGCCGAACATGCTGCCTATCTCACTCGTGCCGCCGCTGAGAACAACATGGCGGTCTTCACCCAATACATCGCTGTCATGGGTCAGGTCGAAGATGACATTCTCGAGTGCTTCCGCAATGGCGGCGGTGTTCCGTATAGCCGCTTTCCTCGATTCCACGAGGTTATGGCTGAAGACTCCGGCCAGTCAGTTCTGTCGTCGTTGTTCGACCACATTCTTCCCTTGATTCCCAGAATCCAGGACCGTCTGGAGTCAGGAATCGATGTCCTTGATCTCGGTTGTGGTCGCGGCAAAGCCTTGATTGCCATGGCGGAGCGTTTTCCGCAAAGCCGCTTTGTCGGGTATGACTTGTCCGAGGAAGCCATTGCTTATGCGGATGCACAAGCACAGATGCGAAATCTGAGAAACATCCGCTTCGAAGTCCGCGACCTAAGCGACTATTCCCAGACCGCTGACATTCACTCATACGACTTCGTCACTACATTCGATGCCGTTCACGATCAAGCCAAACCGATGGAACTGCTCAAAGGTATCCGTCGGACTTTGCGTCCCGGCGGAACGTACATGATGCAGGACATCAGCGCGTCGAGCCATATCGAAAACAACATGAACCATCCGCTGGGAACCTTGCTTTATACGATCTCAACCATGCATTGCATGACTGTCTCGTTGGCGCAGGGCGGTGAAGGACTCGGTACTGTCTGGGGTCGTGAACTCGCACAGACTATGCTGCGTGAGGCCGGCTTCGGCCAGATCACAATTCACCAACTGGATCACGATGTTCAAAACGAATACTATGTCATGCCGGTCTAA
- a CDS encoding tetratricopeptide repeat protein, whose translation MITRTQSILTLTLLTTAIIVLTFQPANAQPSATSDSLFAQANALLQQEKWSEAAAAFERVTKIDTTNTQAIFQLGQSYYLMNEFKKAAAAWERADARNYRPATTRYNIASSYAQLYDKENAFIWLAQALEAGFNRTDILGNDKVLDTLRSDDRFAKVLEVADQNARPCEYDPVYRILDFWLGEWDVFANENQKIGVSFIRKMVNGCAIQENFEQLDGFVGQNLFYFNNVTGEWKMIWVTGAATSLGGVKEKVMNARDDSGTVRFQGTLPDNTAGQLILDRSTFAPVSKDRVNMTIQQSRDGGDNWVTTFSGYYQRREK comes from the coding sequence GTGATCACTCGCACCCAATCAATCCTGACTCTGACATTGCTTACGACCGCGATTATCGTACTGACATTTCAACCGGCCAATGCACAACCATCCGCAACCTCCGACAGCCTATTCGCGCAAGCCAACGCTTTGCTCCAACAAGAGAAGTGGTCCGAAGCCGCCGCCGCCTTTGAACGCGTCACCAAGATTGACACCACCAACACGCAGGCAATCTTCCAGCTCGGCCAGTCATACTACTTGATGAACGAATTCAAGAAAGCCGCCGCTGCCTGGGAGCGCGCCGATGCCCGCAACTATCGCCCAGCCACCACGCGCTACAACATCGCGTCGTCTTATGCTCAACTCTACGACAAAGAGAATGCCTTCATCTGGCTGGCGCAGGCGCTCGAAGCCGGCTTCAACCGCACCGATATTCTCGGCAATGACAAAGTCCTCGACACCTTGCGCAGCGACGATCGTTTCGCCAAGGTTCTCGAAGTCGCTGACCAAAACGCTCGCCCTTGCGAATATGATCCGGTCTATCGCATCCTCGATTTCTGGCTCGGCGAGTGGGATGTCTTTGCCAACGAAAACCAGAAGATCGGCGTCAGCTTCATTCGCAAAATGGTCAACGGCTGCGCCATCCAGGAGAACTTCGAACAGCTCGATGGATTCGTCGGGCAAAATCTTTTCTACTTCAACAATGTCACAGGCGAATGGAAAATGATCTGGGTCACCGGTGCGGCAACCTCGCTTGGCGGCGTCAAAGAGAAAGTCATGAACGCGCGCGACGATTCCGGCACTGTCCGATTCCAAGGTACACTTCCCGACAACACCGCCGGACAACTGATTCTCGACCGCTCGACCTTTGCGCCGGTCTCCAAAGATCGCGTCAACATGACCATCCAGCAATCACGCGATGGCGGCGACAATTGGGTCACCACCTTCTCCGGGTACTACCAACGCCGCGAGAAGTAG
- a CDS encoding TetR/AcrR family transcriptional regulator: MSRTGDSTKDKILNAAEALVMENGYGATSIDKVISKAGITKGAFFYHFETKTDLAHALVSRFAQIDKSTTDAMIERASKLARDPLHRLLLTIGLFAEMFEQTDSPTQGCLLATFCYESALIDERTSVIISDALMETRRAMRVLLDEVAATAKPRFEINLDDVADMFTVIIEGGFVLERSFQDRGLTARQMRLYQNYVEMLFTS; encoded by the coding sequence ATGTCGCGTACAGGTGATTCGACAAAGGACAAGATACTCAATGCCGCTGAGGCACTGGTAATGGAGAATGGTTATGGCGCCACTTCGATCGATAAGGTTATCAGCAAAGCCGGTATTACCAAGGGTGCCTTCTTCTATCACTTTGAAACAAAGACCGACTTGGCGCACGCGCTGGTTTCTCGATTTGCACAGATCGACAAATCAACAACTGATGCGATGATAGAGCGGGCTTCGAAGCTGGCGAGAGATCCCCTTCACCGATTGCTTCTGACGATCGGGTTATTTGCCGAGATGTTTGAACAGACTGACTCTCCAACACAGGGTTGCCTGTTGGCGACGTTTTGCTATGAGAGCGCGCTTATCGACGAACGCACCAGTGTGATTATTTCTGACGCTCTGATGGAAACAAGGCGGGCTATGCGAGTGCTGCTTGACGAAGTTGCTGCGACGGCGAAACCGAGGTTTGAGATCAATCTGGACGACGTAGCGGATATGTTCACGGTAATCATCGAAGGCGGGTTCGTTTTGGAACGGAGTTTTCAGGACCGCGGTTTGACTGCGAGACAAATGAGACTGTATCAGAATTACGTTGAGATGTTGTTCACTTCATAA
- a CDS encoding sigma-70 family RNA polymerase sigma factor gives MRIKKTKDVVADQDDLELDDSTESLDPADQSEAETVALIKRIQTGEQAAFGSLMKKYKNQVAGIAYRMVGDYDEAKDISQMVFVKTARNLDRFDTTKKFSTWLYRITVNAAIDYIRKQKKHRHETIENYTDSIETHSDTPDMSLYRKNIKECILQAADALNDKQKAAFVLRDIDGHEIEEVSEILGMPEATVRWYLHRARLRLRKELLRKYPSFVEKMGVVLDAPTRTF, from the coding sequence GTGAGAATAAAGAAAACCAAGGACGTCGTTGCTGATCAGGACGATCTGGAACTGGACGATTCTACCGAATCGCTCGACCCGGCTGATCAAAGCGAAGCCGAGACTGTTGCGCTTATAAAGCGCATTCAGACCGGCGAACAGGCCGCCTTTGGCAGCCTGATGAAGAAGTACAAGAATCAAGTTGCCGGTATCGCCTATCGCATGGTCGGCGACTATGACGAAGCCAAAGACATTTCGCAGATGGTGTTTGTGAAGACCGCCCGCAACCTGGACCGGTTTGACACCACCAAGAAATTCTCAACCTGGCTTTATCGTATCACCGTCAACGCGGCGATCGATTACATCCGCAAACAGAAAAAGCATCGCCACGAAACGATCGAGAACTACACAGACTCTATCGAGACCCACAGCGATACACCCGATATGAGTCTCTACCGCAAGAACATCAAGGAATGCATCCTGCAAGCGGCCGATGCTCTCAATGACAAGCAGAAAGCGGCTTTTGTCCTGCGCGACATTGACGGCCACGAAATCGAGGAAGTTTCCGAGATTCTCGGTATGCCCGAAGCCACTGTACGTTGGTACCTCCATCGCGCCCGGCTCCGCCTCCGCAAGGAACTGCTTCGCAAGTATCCGTCATTTGTAGAAAAGATGGGTGTCGTCCTTGACGCCCCGACTCGAACATTTTAA
- a CDS encoding M23 family metallopeptidase produces the protein MKKKLSVFIVPDSGEVRQFSISRTVLITVVSAIFTYAIVTVFLSYGFFSSRIEAHKIDTLTKENQFLTAKLVDISESIDFLQTEIASLTEKEKAIRTIFELPEIDPQQRELGIGGPNILPQEELAPSRSFAFQSEAEVDRLVALTNFEKEQFNSVYEALLQKKTDLDHTPSIMPTVGYLMRGYGMKSDPFTGQVKLHSGLDISNSIGTRVVATANGTVEKVEIMSGLGKTVVIDHGNGFKTVYGHLSGYKVRPGDKVVRGQHIALMGNTGYSTGPHLHYEVLKNGASVNPMQHVITYSNNF, from the coding sequence ATGAAGAAGAAGTTATCGGTCTTTATCGTTCCCGACTCCGGGGAAGTAAGACAATTTTCAATATCAAGAACGGTACTTATCACCGTTGTCAGCGCTATATTCACATACGCTATCGTAACAGTATTCCTTTCGTACGGGTTCTTCTCAAGCCGTATTGAGGCTCATAAGATCGACACCCTTACCAAGGAAAACCAATTCCTGACGGCCAAACTGGTCGATATCAGCGAGTCTATCGACTTCCTCCAGACAGAAATCGCCTCGCTGACCGAGAAGGAAAAGGCCATCCGTACCATATTTGAACTCCCTGAAATCGATCCGCAACAGCGTGAACTCGGAATCGGCGGCCCGAATATCCTCCCGCAAGAGGAATTGGCGCCAAGTCGTTCGTTTGCGTTTCAATCAGAAGCTGAGGTTGATCGCCTCGTAGCACTTACGAACTTCGAAAAAGAACAATTTAATAGTGTTTACGAAGCCCTCCTCCAGAAGAAAACTGATCTCGACCATACTCCCTCAATTATGCCGACCGTCGGCTATCTAATGAGAGGATATGGCATGAAGAGCGATCCGTTCACCGGTCAAGTCAAACTCCATTCTGGTCTCGATATCTCGAATTCGATCGGTACCCGTGTTGTCGCAACCGCTAACGGCACGGTCGAAAAAGTCGAAATCATGAGCGGCCTGGGCAAAACCGTAGTTATCGATCACGGTAACGGCTTCAAGACCGTCTATGGCCATCTCTCAGGCTACAAAGTTCGCCCCGGCGACAAGGTTGTCCGCGGACAACATATCGCTTTGATGGGAAACACCGGTTATTCGACAGGTCCGCATCTGCATTACGAAGTACTTAAAAACGGTGCTTCAGTCAATCCGATGCAGCACGTGATAACCTATTCCAACAACTTCTAA